From Macaca mulatta isolate MMU2019108-1 chromosome 1, T2T-MMU8v2.0, whole genome shotgun sequence, the proteins below share one genomic window:
- the NRAS gene encoding GTPase NRas — MTEYKLVVVGAGGVGKSALTIQLIQNHFVDEYDPTIEDSYRKQVVIDGETCLLDILDTAGQEEYSAMRDQYMRTGEGFLCVFAINNSKSFADINLYREQIKRVKDSDDVPMVLVGNKCDLPTRTVDTKQAHELAKSYGIPFIETSAKTRQGVEDAFYTLVREIRQYRMKKLNSSDDGTQGCMGLPCVVM, encoded by the exons ATGACTGAGTACAAACTGGTGGTGGTTGGAGCAGGTGGTGTTGGGAAAAGCGCACTGACAATCCAGCTAATCCAGAACCACTTTGTAGATGAATATGATCCCACCATAGAG GATTCTTACAGAAAACAGGTGGTTATAGATGGTGAAACCTGTTTGTTGGACATACTGGATACAGCTGGACAAGAAGAGTACAGTGCCATGAGAGACCAATACATGAGGACAGGCGAAGGCTTCCTCTGTGTATTTGCCATCAATAATAGCAAGTCATTTGCGGATATTAACCTCTACAG GGAGCAGATTAAGCGAGTAAAAGACTCAGATGATGTACCTATGGTGCTAGTGGGAAACAAGTGTGATTTGCCAACAAGGACAGTTGATACAAAACAAGCCCACGAACTGGCCAAGAGTTACGGGATTCCATTCATTGAAACCTCAGCCAAGACCAGACAG ggTGTTGAAGATGCTTTTTACACACTGGTAAGAGAAATACGCCAGTACCGAATGAAAAAACTCAACAGCAGTGATGATGGGACTCAGGGTTGTATGGGATTACCATGTGTGGTGATGTAA